GTGGTCGACCGAATGGATCTTCGGTGCATTGTCGATCGCGCTGCTGATCGGCGGTCTGACGGCCCCCTGGCTGGGCAGGCTGTTTGACCGCATCAGCGCCGGCCGGGTGATGACGATCGGTTCAGCTGTCGCGGCCGCTTCCCTGGTCGCCTGCGCCTATGCGCCGGGCAAGGCGTCATACGTCGCCGCCCTGATCGTGATCGAGGTGTCTGCCAATCTCGTGCAATACGGCGCGGCATTCGCGCTTCTGGTCCAGCTCCGCCCGCAGGTGGCATCCCGCAGCATAACGTACCTGACCCTGATCGCCGGGTTCGCCTCGACGATGTTCTGGCCGATCACGACCACCTTACATGCGCAGATGTCGTGGCAGAATGTCTATCTGGTTTTTGCCGCGCTCAATCTACTCATCTGCCTGCCGGTCCATGCCTGGCTGTCGCATGCCGCAATTCAAAGAAAGGCTAACGCGAAGACGGCACCTTCAAACGTTCCCGGCGTTCTGGCACCTGAGCGCCGCCGGTTGGGATTTCTGTTGATGGTCATCGGATGTTCGCTGATGTCGCTCGTCGGGGCAGCGCTGCTCGTGCACCTCGTGCCGCTTCTTTCCGGCCTTGGCCTCGGCGCAACCGCCGCTCTGGTCAGCACTTTGTTCGGCCCGTCGCAGGTCACCAGCCGCCTGATCAACATGGCCTTTGGCAAGCGCGTGGCGGCCCTTCATCTGGCTGTGATCGCGGCGGTGCTTATTCCAGCCGGAGTGTTGATCCTGTTATTGACAGCGCCATCGACCATGGGGGCGATGGCCTTTGCTGTCGTCTTCGGAATGGGCAACGGCTTGCTGAGCATTGTCACGGGAACGCTACCGCTGCACCTGTTCGGCAGCGCAGGCTACGGCCAGCTCCAGGGAAAGATGATGGCGGCACGGCTGATCCTGTCAGCGCTGGCGCCTTTTGCGTTGGCGCTTTCGATAGCCCGTCTCGGGATAGCCACTTCACTTGTCATTTGCACCGTGCTTGGTATTTCCGCAGTCGTCACGCTGCTGAGGATTTTCCCGTTGGTGCGAAGCAATGATGCACCGCCGCCGTCTTCTTTACCGAAGCCTAGCGGTTGTGAGGCCATCGGTCCTGAGGAAATTCGTTGATGATCAGCCGGCGAAAAGAACGATTTTGCCCTGGATACCACCTCCTGAAGCTCGTTCGTGGGCAGCCGCAGCCTCCGCCAACGGGGAGGTGCTGTCGATCACGACGCGAATGGAACCGTCGTTGAGCAGGCGACCCGCTTCTGCAAGTTGTGCACCGTTTGAGCGAACCTGCGTCGATGACACGGTTATCCCACACCGGGCAGCATCCTTGTGCGCCGAGAAGCCCAAGGGATTGACCAGGAAGAGCGCTCCGCCAGGCCGGACGACGTTCAGAAAGCGCTCCATGTTCGACCCGCCGACCGCATCGATGACAAGGTCTACATCCTCTGCGGCCGTCTCAGCGGCCGTCTTCGTGTAGTCGATGATTTGATCTGCGCCCAGCGCACGCAGGAGCGCTTCGTGCTTACCGGAAGCAACAGCAATGACGTGCGCGCCCCTCCACTTCGCCAACTGGATCGCCAAATGCCCTACGCCGCCGCCGGCGCCATTGACCAAGACCGTCTTGCCTTGCAGCGGGATCGGTGAATGGCGGAACGACTGGAACGGGTTGGGTGCATCATGACCAAGATCGACCAAAAACTGCCAGGCCGTCAATAGCGACATCGGGGCACCCGCCGCCTGGATGTGATCAATACCTGCAGGCTTCAGTGCCAGCTCCGATGCGGGGACCGTGACATACTCGGCATAAGCACCGCTTCCCTGCATCAAGTCCTCAGGAAAGCGTACCATAGCAAAAACCTCGTCACCGACGCTGAATGCCGAAACACCGTCGCCGATGGCGGCCACGACGCCCGACACGTCGGTGCCAAGGATCAATGGAAAGGTCGGTTCAGGCTGCCATTCGGGCGGAAGCGTCCGATATCCGTCGCGCAGATAAAGGTCTGGTGGGTTGATGCCGGCCGCATGCACTCGGACAAGCACTTCTCCAGATGCGGCGACCGGACGCGGAGCCTCCTCATAACTCAGGACCTCCGGGCCACCGAATTCATGCAACCGCACCGCTTTCATCATCTCAATCATCATAGCCTCGCTCAGTCTGTATTCGCATCCAGAAGATAGGGTCAATCGAAGCCGTTGATAATTGCGCTCTGCTTCGGTTTAATAGTGCCATGAAGGAACAAATCGGTTTTGAACGGCTGACGGGGCTGATCGCTTTTGCGCGGGCGGGCTCTTTGGGCAGCTACACGGCTGCTGCTCGTTCGTTATCCGTCTCGCCGTCAGCGATCAGCAAGAGCATCCAACGGCTGGAAGCGCATCTCGGCGTCTCATTGTTTACGCGTACGACGCGCTCGCTTACCCTCACGGCGGAGGGGCGCGACATTCACGGACGCGCACTGCGACTGTTGCGCGATGCGGAAGCCATCGAGCAGGCGGCAAAAACGGCTCGTGCTGAACCCACCGGCATGTTGCGGATTGCCACTTCAATGGCGATAGGCCTTCATGTGATCGCCCCTGCGCTCGCGAAGTTTCGCAAACTCCACCCAAAGGTGGCGTTCGACCTGCGGCTGAGCGACCACAGGGTGGACCTCGTTGAAGAGGGCATCGATCTCGCTGTCAGGATCGGCGACCTGCCAGACTCGCGCCTGTTGTCGCGACGGCTCTCACCACACCGACTCTGTTGTTATGCTTCGCCCGATTATCTGGCGATGCACGGCACTCCCAAACACCCGGATGATCTGGAGGCGCACGAAACCGTCAACCTGCGCTACCAAAGCACGGGTCAGGTCTTTCGCTGGCCTTTCCGGATTGGCGATCGTGACGTCGAGATCGTACCATCCTCTGGTATCATTGTTGATGCGAGTGAGGCCGTCATGGCAACGATTGCTACGGATGGCGGCATTGGAATGGCCGCGAGCTTCATGGCTCGACCCTGGGTCAATCGCGGGGAGCTCGTGCCGGTCCTGTCGGATTTTGCTGTGGAGCGCAACAACATCACGGCAGTCTGGCCCGAAAGCCGCCGCTCCAACCCTGCTGTTCGCGCCTTTCTGAAAACGTTGATCGAGCTGTTTTAACCTTTGATTGTAAAAGAGCGAGACCGGACGACCGTTTGGCAAGCCGGGACGGCGTATCAGGTGAGATCTCGTCAACCGGCAAGGTTGGTTTCCAATTGGCGCATTCCAATGAAGTGTCCGCGACGGCTCAAACGGTCCGCGATTTACCGCTTCATCTACAAGCAAGCTCGTCGGCTGGCGGGGCGGGAAGGTCGCCCGCCCCGCTGACATCGAACATGGCTTGCATCGTTTTCGGATAGACGAACTTGCTTTTCATTAGTGCGAAAAGCGATCCGTTCCCGGGGCCTCCAATACCAACCGAGGGGCATCGTCAGTCGGTTCGGACAGGTGAGTTGCTCGTTGAGGTCCGTCGATGGCGCGATCTAGTTCGGTGAACCTGGCGCTCTTACGAGCATCCCGCGCCCGAAGCGGACATTCCTCGCGGGCAGATTCGTCCTCTGCGCGCCATAAGAAATCTCAGCGCAGCTTCAGTCAGCGCGGTATGCCATACGGATCGCTCAGCCTAGCCAAATTCTGATGCAGACGATCTATTATCTGTGCGCGCGTTCCTGACCGCCGTTCCAGGAGGCCTATCGGTCGTAATATCTGGGGTTCGCCAAACTGCACCGCGACGATCGGAGCAGCAATGTCTCTCAACGCGATCCAGGGAACAACAGACACGCCCAGACCATGAATAACGCAAGAGACCACTGAAGCAATCGTGTCTATCTCAGCTATCAAGTTTGGTACGATCCGGGTTTTTGCAAGCTCCGTCTCAATGATCTGCGCCAGCCTGAATTTACTGTTGAACCTGACATAGGGCAGCTTCGACAGCATATCGAAACCGGACATTTTTGGAGTGCCGTTGGGACCGATGACCAGTAGAGGTTCGTTGATAAACGGTTGCCATCTCAATGCTGAAGGAATTCCTGAGTACTCGGCAACCATCGCGCAATCGAGACGGCCTGACATGACATCCTTCAGCAATTCGTCCGTATTGGCGACCTGGAGCTTGATCCTCAAATCGGGGTAGTCGGCCTTGAGAGCGACGATTGAGAGAGGCAGAAGCGAAAGAGCACTTGAGCGAACGGAGCCGATTGTGAACGTGCCGCTCACGGCTCTGCCGGAGATTGCGTCGATGATATTGTCTGCATCGCGCACCAAGGTCCGCGCTGCTTCGAGCATCTGCAGACCGTGGCCGTTCAGCATGATTGGTCTGGTCGCGCGATCAAACAGTTCACCCCTTACCTCCGATTCCAGCGCCTGTATTTGCTGGCTCACCGCAGATGGGGTCAGACCTACAGCGTCGGCAGCCTTCGCAAAGGTTCCGTGCTCGGCTATCGCGATGAATGTCTTGAGCTGGCGAATATCCAATGTCGTCCCGCCACGAATTAAGATTTTCTGTTTATCTTAGGCAGAATTATTCGCTTTAATCAAGAACTCCTTATGTTAAGTTTTCGCCTCAGGAGACGCCAGGAGGAACTTTGGCGTATGGGAGGATGCCAAAACGTTGCAACGGCAGCGCCGCGTCCTCGCGCATCCAATTCGAGGTACGCATGGGAAGCCGCAACATCCTGGTGACAGGACCAGCCATCAACGAGCAAGCCGTAAAACTGATAACCGACAACGGCTACCAGGTGTCTTACGTCCCCCCTTACACAAGCGAAGCCGATCTGGTCCGCATCGTGACAGAACTTGATCCCGTCGGCGTCGTGGTTCGAATGGGCCGCTTTAGCGAAGCAGCGATCAAGGCCGCGCCATCGCTCCGTGTTCTTTCAAAGCACGGGGTTGGGGTCGACAATATTGATGTGGATGCTGCGTCACGCCGGGAGATACCCGTGGTCGTCGCTGCTGGCGCAAATGCACTTTCGGTTGCTGAACATGCAATCACACTGCTTTTTGCCGTGGTGAAGCGGATAGTGCCGCTCGACAGCGGTATCCGCGCCGGGCGCTGGGAAAAAGCGGGCTATTCCGGCAAGGAACTTGCCGGCATGATTATCGGCCTGGTCGGCTTCGGCGCCATCGCTCGGCAAACTGCCGTGTTCGCCAGGGGTTTTGGCTTGAAGGTCCAAGCCTACGACCCCTTCACAGACGAGACGGCGTTTGTCGAGGCAGGTGTTCACCGGGTGGCTGATGTCGACGACCTCATCTCGTCCTCGGATATATTGAGCTTGCACTGCCCTCTGACACCCGACACGCGCAACCTGCTAGATGACCGTCGTCTTGGCATGATGAAGCCCGGTTCGTTCATTATCAACACCGCGCGAGGCGGATTGATAGATGAGGATGCCCTTCTTCGAGCTGTGGAGAGCGGTCACATTGCCGGGGCCGGCCTGGACACCTTCCAGATCGAGCCGCCTGCGGCCAACCACCCATTTTGGCAAAACCAGAAAATCGTCGTCACACCGCATATCGGCGGCGTGACCCAGGAGGCCAACGTTCGCGTCGGCGTCGATGCTGTGGAAGGTATCTTTGCGATCGTGGAAGGGCGTCACCTCGGTCGCGAAAGGATCGTGAATCATCGGGCGCTGGCAAAGACGCCCGCCTGAAAAAAAAAGACAATCAAAAGCATTGAGGAGAAGACGTTGACTATAGGATTTAGGGTTCGCAACAGGGACAGGATCGTCGATCAGGAATGGATCGACAAGTTCCGGGAGCTTCCAGTCGCTAACATCAGCGACAGCATGCACCGCATGTATGCGGGCGGGGCCGAGCTTCGCCCGATGCATCGTGACGGCAAACTTGTCGGCCGTGCACTGACTGTCAAAGCGCCTCCAGGCGACAATCTTATGCTCCATAAGGCGATGGACATGGCTGTGGACGGCGACGTCATCGTCATGGATGCAGCCGGTGACGTGACCCACGCCCTGATGGGCGAGATGATGCTCGACTACGCTCACCGTCGCGGCGTCGTGGGTTTCGTGCTCAACGGTGCTATCCGTGACGCGGATGCCTTTCTTGAGATGAACATCCCAGCGTTCGCGGTTGGGGTCACCCATCGAGGTCCCTACAAAAACGGGCCGGGCGAGATTAACACCCCGATCGCCATCGGCGGCATGGTCATCACGCCGGGAGACCTGATCGTCGGTGACGCGGATGGCGTCGTGGTTGTTCCGATCGACGATGTTGCGGAGGTCTACGAACGGACCGTTGCTAAGCACGCCGCTGAGCTAAAGCAGATCGAGAATATCAAAGCAGGGACGCATAAGCCGACATGGTTCAACGACGCTCTGGTTAAAGCCGGTTGCGAGCTGCCGTCCACGAACTGAACGATGCTGGCCGGCGCTCCGGAGGGGAAACGCCGGCCAGTCTCTAGCGCTCTGAACTAAACCAGTCGAAACCATCCTGGGAGGATAAGATGAAACATTTGATTAGAAATACCGCGCTGGTGACGACGCTTTTTCTCGGCGCAGGCGTAGCGCATGCTGACTGGCCAACCGACCGCCCTATTGAATTCATCGTGGCGTTCGCTCCTGGTGGCGGTACGGACGTGATGAACCGCACGCTTGCTCCATATGTGGAGAAAGAGCTGGGCGCGAAGATAACCGTACTGAACCGCCCCGGAGCTTCTGGCGAAATTGCCTATACTGCAATGACGCAAGCCCGGCCTGACGGCTACACGGTGTCCTCGCTTAACACGCCGGGCTATCTGACGATGCAAATGGACCGCAAGGTGCGTTTCGATCCCGCGAAGCTCTGCCTTGTTGCGCGTATCGTTGAGGACCCAGGTTCTTTTATTGTTCAGTCAAGTTCAAAGTTCATCACGCTCAAGGACCTCGTTG
This genomic interval from Agrobacterium fabrum str. C58 contains the following:
- the arsK gene encoding arsenite efflux MFS transporter ArsK, which gives rise to MSERVPIAAIVALGVTQNIGYGTLYYSFSILAPDMATHFAWSTEWIFGALSIALLIGGLTAPWLGRLFDRISAGRVMTIGSAVAAASLVACAYAPGKASYVAALIVIEVSANLVQYGAAFALLVQLRPQVASRSITYLTLIAGFASTMFWPITTTLHAQMSWQNVYLVFAALNLLICLPVHAWLSHAAIQRKANAKTAPSNVPGVLAPERRRLGFLLMVIGCSLMSLVGAALLVHLVPLLSGLGLGATAALVSTLFGPSQVTSRLINMAFGKRVAALHLAVIAAVLIPAGVLILLLTAPSTMGAMAFAVVFGMGNGLLSIVTGTLPLHLFGSAGYGQLQGKMMAARLILSALAPFALALSIARLGIATSLVICTVLGISAVVTLLRIFPLVRSNDAPPPSSLPKPSGCEAIGPEEIR
- a CDS encoding NADP-dependent oxidoreductase, with the translated sequence MIEMMKAVRLHEFGGPEVLSYEEAPRPVAASGEVLVRVHAAGINPPDLYLRDGYRTLPPEWQPEPTFPLILGTDVSGVVAAIGDGVSAFSVGDEVFAMVRFPEDLMQGSGAYAEYVTVPASELALKPAGIDHIQAAGAPMSLLTAWQFLVDLGHDAPNPFQSFRHSPIPLQGKTVLVNGAGGGVGHLAIQLAKWRGAHVIAVASGKHEALLRALGADQIIDYTKTAAETAAEDVDLVIDAVGGSNMERFLNVVRPGGALFLVNPLGFSAHKDAARCGITVSSTQVRSNGAQLAEAGRLLNDGSIRVVIDSTSPLAEAAAAHERASGGGIQGKIVLFAG
- a CDS encoding LysR family transcriptional regulator, which gives rise to MKEQIGFERLTGLIAFARAGSLGSYTAAARSLSVSPSAISKSIQRLEAHLGVSLFTRTTRSLTLTAEGRDIHGRALRLLRDAEAIEQAAKTARAEPTGMLRIATSMAIGLHVIAPALAKFRKLHPKVAFDLRLSDHRVDLVEEGIDLAVRIGDLPDSRLLSRRLSPHRLCCYASPDYLAMHGTPKHPDDLEAHETVNLRYQSTGQVFRWPFRIGDRDVEIVPSSGIIVDASEAVMATIATDGGIGMAASFMARPWVNRGELVPVLSDFAVERNNITAVWPESRRSNPAVRAFLKTLIELF
- a CDS encoding LysR family transcriptional regulator — protein: MDIRQLKTFIAIAEHGTFAKAADAVGLTPSAVSQQIQALESEVRGELFDRATRPIMLNGHGLQMLEAARTLVRDADNIIDAISGRAVSGTFTIGSVRSSALSLLPLSIVALKADYPDLRIKLQVANTDELLKDVMSGRLDCAMVAEYSGIPSALRWQPFINEPLLVIGPNGTPKMSGFDMLSKLPYVRFNSKFRLAQIIETELAKTRIVPNLIAEIDTIASVVSCVIHGLGVSVVPWIALRDIAAPIVAVQFGEPQILRPIGLLERRSGTRAQIIDRLHQNLARLSDPYGIPR
- a CDS encoding hydroxyacid dehydrogenase, yielding MGSRNILVTGPAINEQAVKLITDNGYQVSYVPPYTSEADLVRIVTELDPVGVVVRMGRFSEAAIKAAPSLRVLSKHGVGVDNIDVDAASRREIPVVVAAGANALSVAEHAITLLFAVVKRIVPLDSGIRAGRWEKAGYSGKELAGMIIGLVGFGAIARQTAVFARGFGLKVQAYDPFTDETAFVEAGVHRVADVDDLISSSDILSLHCPLTPDTRNLLDDRRLGMMKPGSFIINTARGGLIDEDALLRAVESGHIAGAGLDTFQIEPPAANHPFWQNQKIVVTPHIGGVTQEANVRVGVDAVEGIFAIVEGRHLGRERIVNHRALAKTPA
- a CDS encoding RraA family protein — encoded protein: MTIGFRVRNRDRIVDQEWIDKFRELPVANISDSMHRMYAGGAELRPMHRDGKLVGRALTVKAPPGDNLMLHKAMDMAVDGDVIVMDAAGDVTHALMGEMMLDYAHRRGVVGFVLNGAIRDADAFLEMNIPAFAVGVTHRGPYKNGPGEINTPIAIGGMVITPGDLIVGDADGVVVVPIDDVAEVYERTVAKHAAELKQIENIKAGTHKPTWFNDALVKAGCELPSTN